The genomic segment CGATCAAACAGTGCCCGGCGGTGACCATCGAGGTTGCCGGCTACACCGATGGCGCTGGCAAGAAATCCGCCAACGTCGCGCTGTCGAAGCGCCGCGCCGAAGCGGTGGTGGCGAGCCTGACCAAGGTCGGGATCGGCTCGGTCAAGCTGGTGGCGGAGGGCTACGGTTCGGCCAAGCCGATCGCCGCCAACGACACCGCCGAAGGCCGCGCGCAGAACCGGCGGATCGAATTCGTGGTGAAGTAACTCCCCCTCCAAGGTGCTTCACCCGACGGAAAAGCCCGCCGCGAGGCGGGCTTTTCTGTGCGTGGATTCTTGGTCGAGTCATTCCGGGTTCGCGCCTGGCGGCGCGCCCCGGAATGACGTGCTGGTGTTTAACCGATCGTCGTCGTGGAGCTGACCGAGTTTACACCGGATCCCAGTTGAAGATGTCGGCGGAGCGGTCGAGCTTGTAGAACGAGCCCTTCAGCGCCGGCATGCCGTGCTCGGCGAGGCTTTCGCAGGTCCAACCGCCGTCGCGATGCACCGAGCGGATCGGGCGCGACTGGCCCATCAGGAAGATCTCGTTCATCCGCACCGCGAATATCTGGCCGCTGACGTCCTTGGCGGCGTCGCCGAGCAGATACACCGACAGCGGCGCGATCTTCTCCGGGCCCATCTGCTGCATCCGCGCAACGCGGGCCTTCTCGGCTTCGGTCTCGGTCGGGATGGTGCCGATCAGGCGGCTCCAGGCGAACGGCGACACGCAGTTGGAGCGGACGTTGAAGCGCTGCATGTCGAGCGCGATCGACTTCGACAGGCCGACAATGCCGAGCTTGGCGGCCGCATAGTTGGCCTGGCCGAAATTGCCGATCAGGCCTGAGGTCGAGGTGAAGTGCACGAACGAGCCGCTCTCCTGCTCGCGGAACAGCCGCGCCGCGGCGTGGCTCACGTAGAATGTGCCCATCAGGTGCACCTTGATCACCTGCTCGAACGCGTCGATGCTCATGCGGTGGAAGATCGCGTCGCGCAGGATGCCGGCGTTGTTCACGACGCCGTCGAGCTTGCCATAGGTGTCGACTGCCTGCTTGACGATCTTGCTGGCAGGAATTGCCTCGGCGACGCTCTCGAAATTCGCGACCGCGATGCCGCCTTCCTTCTTGATCTCCTCGACGACCTGCTCGGCCGGGGCGGCGTCGGTACCCGAGCCGTCGGAAGCGACGCCCGGATCGTTGACGACCACCTTGGCGCCTTCGCGCGCCGCGAGCAGTGCGATCTCGCGGCCGATGCCGCGCCCCGCGCCGGTGACGATGATGACTTTGCCGTCCAGTGCCTTGGCCATGTGATGTCCTTTTTGTTTGTTGTTGGTTGTGATCTACCAGTCATTCCGGGGCGCGCGGAGCGCGAACCCGGAATCTCGCGGTGTTCTGCTGAGCGAGACTCCGGGTTCGCGAGCTGGCGCTCGCGCCCCGGAATGACGCTCGTTGTTTTGCCGTCATGCGCGGACTTGACTCGCCTGGGGGCCGAAGCCCCTTCGGCGCGGCGTAGGCGCGCGCATCCATCTTTTCGAGGGATGGATCGCCGGGTCGAGCCCGGCGATGACGTGGTGTACTGCGGCTTGCGCCGAACTACTTCTCGTTGGTGAAGATGATCGTGCCGCTTGCTGCGAACATGCCGCCGACGCCGTGGCAGACCGAGATCTTCGCGTTCGGCACCTGTGCGGGCGCGATGCCCCGCATCTGCCGGACGCTTTCCTGCAACGCGTACATGCCATACATGCCCGAGTGCATGTAGGATAGGCCGCCGCCGTTGGTGTTGAGCGGCAGCTTGCCGCCGGGGCGGGTGTTGCCGTCGGCGATGAACTTTCCGGTTTCCTCATAGGGCATGAAGCCGAGGTCGCCGAGGCCGAACAGCGGCAGGTGCGCAAAGGCGTCGTAGATCATCAGATGATCGACGTCGCTGTGGCTGATACCCGCTTCGCGGAACGCGGTCGGGCCCGCCACCTTGAAGGCACGCGAGGAGTTGAACGTCTCCATCTGGCTGACCATCGGCGTTTCCACGCTCTCGCCGGTGCCGAGCACATAGACCGGTTTGTGCGGGAAGTCCTTGGCGCGATCGGCAGAGGTCATGATCAGCGCGCCGCCGCCGTCGGTGACGAGGCAGCACTGCAGCAGCCGGAACGGGTAGGCGATCATCCGCGAGTTCAGCACGTCGGCGACGGTGATCGGGTCCTTCATCATCGCGCGCGGATTCTTCGCGGCCCATTCGCGCTGCACCACGGCCACCGAGGCGATCTGCTCGTGGGTGATGCCGTGGGTCTTCATGAAGCGCAGCACCGGAATCGGAAACTGGCTCGGCGGCCCGTAGATGCCGTAGGGTGCTTCGAACTGGCCCTGCAGGCTGTCGGCGGGGATCGAGCGCGGCAGCTTGCCGATCATCGACTTGCCGCTCTCGGCGTGGGTGATCAGCACGGTCTTGCACAGCCCGGCCTCGATCGCCGCGGCGGCGTGGCGGACGTGCAGCATGAACGAGCAGCCGCCGACCGAGGTGCCGTCGACCCAGGTCGGGGTGATGCCGAGATAGTGGGCGATCTGCTGCGGCGTTTCCACAGCGGTGGCGATGCCGTCGATGTCCGAGAGCCTCAGCCCGGCGTCGGCGATCGCGTTGAGCGCGGCGTCAGCGTGGAGCTGGATCTGCGACATATCGGGGATGACGCCGAGCTTGGTGGTTTCGGCGGCGCCGACGATAGCAACCTGATTGCGACGCATGGTGCTTACCCCTTCGCCGGACGGAATTGCGGAAGGGTGAGGTTGTCGTCGATCTTCTGGAAGGTGACTTCCAGCTTCATATCGAGCTCGAGCGCCTCGGGCGTCTGCGGGCACTCCAGAATGTTGCTCATCATCCGCGGGCCCTCTTCGAGCTCGACCACCGCGATCGCGTAGGGCTCGGTGAAGCCGGCCGCCAACGGCCGATGATTGATCACGTAGGAATACAGGGTGCCCTTGCCGGAGGCCTTGAACACGCTGACCTCGCGCGAGCCGCATTTCGGGCAGAACGGGCGGGGTGGGAAGTACGCGTGGGCGCAGGAATCGCAGCGCTGAAGCCGCAGTTCGCCTTGCTTGGCGCCGTCCCAGTAGTGCTGGGTCTCCGGAGTGATCTTGGGACGTGCGCGTGCGGGTTCAGCCATGTCTTAGTTTTCTCCCTGAGCTGGCTCGTGGGCCCATCGGTTGTGCGGTCTTGATGCGATATCGGCCCGCCAGCGTCAACACGCGCAGGGCGCGGAGCCATGTGCAGGAATTGTATTCCGCAAAGCGGACAATCGCGGAGTGCGAGCGTTGCACTGAGCGCGGGGCCGGAGCGGCCGTGGCGGCGGATGGCAAACCGTCACTTTCCGCGCTACTGAATAAGCCGATGATGTTTCACGTGCGATCGAGGCGCGCCGCCGCGTGCGTGAAGATCGGCTTCCCATCGGAATGGACAGCATGACCCGACATCCCACACTCGCCGCTCTCGCGGCCGATCTCGAAGCCGGCCGCACCACCGCCCGCAAGCTGGTGGAAGACTGTCTGGCGCGGATCGCCGATCCGGCCGGCGAGGGCGCGCGCGCCTTCATCCACGTCGATCGCGACGCGGCACTGCAGGCGGCGGACGCGATGGACAAGCTCCGCGCCGCCAAGGCGGCGCCGTCGCCGTTCGCCGGCATTCCGATCTCGATCAAGGATCTGTTCGACATCAAGGGCCAGGTGACCCGCGCCGGCTCGCGCGCGCTCGACGACAATCCGCCCGCCGACAGCGATGCGCCCGCGGTGGCACGGCTGCGGCGCGCCGGGTTCGTGGTGATCGGCCGCACCAACATGACCGAGTTCGCGTATTCGGGAATCGGCATCAACCCGCATTACGGCACGCCGAAAGCCGCCTATCGCCGAAACGTCGGCTACGTGCCGGGCGGCTCGTCGTCAGGCGCCGCGGTCTCGGTCGCCGACGGCATGGCGCATGCCGGACTCGGCACCGACACTGGCGGCTCGTGCCGGATTCCTGCGGCGTTCAACGGCATCGTCGGCTACAAGCCATCGCAATATCGGGTGCCGCGCGACGGCGCGGTGCCGCTTTCGTTTTCGCTCGACAGCATTGGCCCGCTGGCGCGCAGCGTTGAATGCTGCGCCACGCTCGATGCGATTCTCGCCGACCAGCCGGTGGGACCGCTGATCGCGCGCCCGCTGAAGGGCATGCGGGTCGCGGTGCCGACCACGGTTGCGCTCGACGATCTCGATGCCGCCGTCACGGCCGCGTTCGAACGCGCGCTGAAGACGCTGGCGAGCCACGGCGCGATCATCGAGAAGATCGAAGTGCCGGAGTTCGCCGAGGTTGGTCCGCTTGGCGCCAAGGGCGGTTTTGCCGCTGCCGAGAGCTACGCCTGGCACCGCTACCTGATCGTGGCGCAGGGCGACGTCTACGATCCGCGGGTGCGCGAGCGCATCCTGCGTGGCGAGACCCAGAGCGCCGCCGACTACGTCGATCTGGTGAATGCGCGCAAATCGCTGATCGCGCGTGCCTCGGCGCGGCTTGCGCCGTACGATGCGGTGGCGGTGCCGACCACTGCGATCGCGGCGCCGACCATTGCGGAGCTGGCCGACGACAAGGCGTTCACCAAGGCCAATCTGCTGACGCTGCGGAATTGCACCCTGATCAACATGATCGACGGTTGCGCGATCTCGCTGCCGTGCCACCAGGACGGTGAGCCGCCGATCGGGCTGATGCTGGCGGGTGTCAACGGCACCGACCGCGAAATCTTCGAAGTTGCGGCCGGCATGGAGGCGGTGATCCGTGGTTGATCTCGCCTTCGCACTCGACGCCGCCGGCAGCCGCACCCAGCTGACGCTGCCGATCACCACTGCGGTGATCGCCGGCTGGACCGGGCGCGATCCGGTGGCGCGCGATCACCACATCGCTGAACTCGAAGCGATCGGCATCGCGCGGCCGGCGTCGACGCCGATCTATTACCGCGTCGCCGCGGCGCGGCTCGCCACCGCGCCGGCGATCGAAGTGTCGGGCGGGGATTCGTCGGGTGAGGTCGAGTTCGTGCTGATCGGGCATCAGGGCCGCATCCTGGTCGGCGTCGGCTCCGATCACACCGACCGCAAGGTCGAGGCCTATGGCGTCACGGTGTCGAAGCAGATGTGCGACAAGCCGGTGGCGCCGGAGCTGTGGGAGTTTGGCGACGTCGAGCCGCATTGGGACCGTATCATGCTGCGCTCGTTCGCGACCATCGGCGGGACGCGCGTGCTGTACCAGGAGGGCACGCTCGATGCGATGCTGCCGGCGCGCGAGCTGATCGCCCGCGGCTTTGGCGGCGGCGCCCTGCCGGACGGCACCGCGCTGTTCGGCGGCACCTTCGCCGCCAAGGGCGGCATCCGCCCCGCGTCGCGGTTCGAATTCGAGATCGACGATCCCGTGCTCGGCCGTATCATCCGCCATGGCTATGACGTGTTGGAGCTGCCAATTCTGGGGTGAACAAGGCGCAAGCGCGCCATCACCACCGCTCGTCATTCCGGGGCACGCGCGAAGCGCGTGAACCCGGAATGACGAGGTTGTGACGCAAGCTGACGCCGCAGAACAGCTCGGGGTTCCGGGTTCGCGCTCCGCGCGCCCCGGAACGACGGTGCTAGACGGCCATGAGCCGCTAACTCACTCCTTCGCCTTCACCACGCTGAACGTACCGTTGGCGCGGGCGCAGCGAGTACCGTCGGCGGTGACAAAGCACTGCGCGACGCACAGCTTGGCGCCAAGCTTGATCACCTCCGGCTCGATCTGCAGCCATTGGCCGATCTTGGCCGGACCGATGAAGTCGATGGCCAGTGACGACGTCAGCAGCCGCCCACCGCCGCCGAGCTTGAGGCCGCAGCTGTAGCCCATCGCGTTGTCGGCCAGCGCGGTGATCAGCCCGCCATGAGCGAGGCCACGCGAATTGGTGTGGCACTCGCGAATCCACAAGCCGAGCATCACCGCGTCCGCGGTGGTCTTGGCGTAGAGCGGCTCCCACGGCGCGGTGAGGGGGCTCGAACGGGCGTGGCGCACGAAACCGTCAGGAATGCCGTCGGTCGCGGCGGTGTGGTTCGGATCGGGATCGGTCGTCATGCGCGTCGTCGCTCGCCTCGCTGCACTGACAACCTTTAGACCGCACCGCAGCATCGCCGGCAACGCCGACAAAGTTTGAAGCGCGGTTTGAGACGGTGTTTGAAACGGCCAGCAGGGGGCGCTCTGATTGCACGGCTGCATTCGATATCCTGGCGTTCGTCATTCCGGGGCACGCGCGTCAGCGCGTGAGCCCGGAATCCATAACCACAGCCGTGATTAGAGCTTGTGGAGGTTCGATCGTCCCAGAACACAAGCGCAGGGCTTATGGATTCCGGGCTCGCGCTCCGCGCGCCCCGGAATGACAATGGCTAAGCCGCGAATGGCGACTCTGCGTCGTCTTAATACGGCAGGCCGACGTAGTTCTCCGCCAGCGAGGTGATCGCGGCCTTGGAGTTGACCAGGTAGTCGAGTTCGGCGGTCTGGATGCGCTGGGAGAAGGCGTCGCTGTCGGGGAAGCGGTGGAGCTGCGAGGTCATCCACCAGGAGAACCGCTCGGCCTTCCACACCCGGCGAAGCGCATTGGCTGAATAGGCATCGATGCCGGCCTTCGACTTCTCCGCGTAGTATTCGCGCATGGCGCGCGACAGGTAGTACACGTCGCTGGCGGCGAGGTTCAGGCCCTTGGCGCCAGTCGGCGGCACGATGTGGGCGGCGTCGCCGGCGAGGAACAGCCGGCCGAACCGCATAGGCTCGGCAACGAACGAGCGCAGCGGCGCGATGCTCTTTTCGATCGATGGGCCGGTGACCAGCTTTCCGGCGGTTTCCGGATCGAGCCGGCTCTTCAGCTCGTCCCAGAACCGGTCGTCGCTCCAGTCGGCGACGTCGTCGGTGAGCGGACACTGCACGTAATAGCGGCTGCGGTGCATCGAGCGCATCGAGCACAGCGCGAAGCCGCGATCATGGTTGACGTAGATCAGCTCCGGTGACACTGGCGGGGTGTCGGAGAGCAATCCGAGCCAGCCGAACGGATACACCCGCTCGAACGACTGCACCGCACTTGCCGGCATGCTCTGCCGGCTGATGCCGTGGAAGCCGTCGCAGCCGGCGATGAAATCGCACACGATCTCGCGCGTGGTGCCGTCCTTGACGTAGCGCACCTTGGGATGGGCGCCTTCGAAGTCGTGCAGGCTGACGTCGGCGGCGTCGTAGATCGTGGTGAGACCGGCGGCGCTACGCGCTTCCATCAGGTCGCGGGTGACCTCGGTCTGGCCATACACGGTGACGCTCTTGCCGCTGGTCGCGCCCCTCAGATCGATGTGGTGCCGCTGACCGGCGAACGCGATCTCGAAGCCGCCGTGCACCAGCGCTTCCTGGTGCAACCGGGTGGAGACGCCGGCTTCGTCGAGCAGGTCGACCATGCCCTGTTCGAGCACGCCGGCGCGAATCCGCGACAGCACGTAGTCCGGATCCTTGCGTTCCACGATGACGGCGTCGATGCCGTATTTGTGCAGCAGCTGGCCGAGCAGCAGTCCGGACGGACCCGCGCCGATGATGGCCACTTGTGTCCGCATGGTCGTTCCCCCGATGATGTCGTGGCCTCGTTACGGGACCGTCAACAAGCCGTCTAGCCGCCGTCCGGTGTCTAGCAGCTATTACGCGGCCGTCACTTGCAATGATGGTTATAACCTATAACAATGCGGCCCAAAGGCCGATTGAAGCCGACCAAGGGAGAGAGCTTGATGAGGAAGACTCTGCTCGCGCTGCTGCTTGCCGCCAGCGTGACGCCCGCGCTCGCGCAGGACAAGACCGTCAACTGGAAAGTCTCGCTGTGGGTGCCGCCGGCGCATCCGCTGGTGCCGGCGACCAAGGCGTGGGCCGAGGACATCCAGAAGGCTTCCGGCGGCAGCATCCGGATAACAGTTTTCCCCTCCGAGCAGCTCGGTAAGGCGTTCGACCATTACGACATGGCGCGCGACGGCATTGCCGATGTCACCTACGTCAATCCCGGCTATCAGCCCGGCCGCTTCCCGATCGTCTCCGCCGGCCAGCTTCCGTTCGTGTTCAAGGACGGCAAGAAGGGCACGCTGGCGCTGAACGAGTGGTACCACAAATACGCCCCGACCGAAATGAAGGACACCAAGCTGTGCTTCGCCTTCATCCATGATCCCGGCGCGCTGCACGGCAAGAAGAAGGTGCTGCTGCCGTCCGACATGAGCGGCCTGAAAGTGCGGCCGGCGCAATCGACCATCGGCGAAATGGTGAAGTTGTTCGGCGGTACCAATGTGCAGGCTTCGGCGCCGGAATCGCGCGACGCGCTGGAGCGCGGCGTTGCTGACGAGATCACCTTCCCCTGGGGCTCGGTGTTCCTGTTCGGCATCGACAAAGTGGTCAAGTATCACATGGACGTGCCGCTCTACACCACGGTGTTCACCTACAACATCGGGCTGAAGGCCTATAATGCGCTGTCGGACGCGCAGAAGAAGATCATCGACGATCACTGCACGCCGGAATGGGCCTCCAAGGTCACCGACCCTTGGACCGACTTCGAAGCCAATGGCCGCGTCAAGATGAAGGCGTTGCAGGACCACGAGGTCTATCCGCTGACCGATGCGCAGCTCGCCGAATGGAAGAAGGCGACCAAGCCGCTGCGCGACAGCTGGGCCGAGCAGGTCAAGAAATCCGGCGGCGATCCCGCCGCGGTCGAGGCCGATCTGCAAAATGCGCTGAAGAAGTACGACGCGGGGCTGTGAGCTTCTCCGCGGTCATTCCGGGATGCGCGCATCGCGCGCAGACCCGGAATCTTTGACCCAAGATCGAGATTCCGGGTTCGCTCGCTGCGCGAGCGCCCCGGAATGACTTTTCATCGTGACTGACTCAGTCGCAACGATCGAGCCCCGATGAGTTCTCCTCCCGACGACAAGCTCCGCGATCGGCTGCCTGGCGCCCTGACGACGCGGCGTTTCTCCAAGAACGGCATGGACCGTTTCATCGACGCGATCGAATGGATCGCGGCGTTCTTCGTCGGCATTGTCGCGCTGAACACGTTTCTCGCCGTGTTCATGCGCAAGTTCTTTTCGGTGACAATCCCAGATTACTACAATTTCGGCCAGTTCATGCTCGGCGTGCTGATCTTCTGGGGTATCGCGGCGACCTCGTATCGTGGCTCGCATATCACGGTCGATCTGGTGTGGGCGGCGGCGTCGCCGCGCTGGCAGCGGATCATCGACATCTTCGCCACCCTAGTGCTGCTGTTCGTCGTCAGCGTGCAGACCTACACGCTGTTCGACAAGGTGGTGACCACCAAGGCCGACCACATCGTCACCATGGATCTGCAGATCCCGATCTGGCCGTTCTATCTGGTGTCGTGGATCGGAGACGTCTCCGCGGTGCTGCTGATCGCGATTCGAACCTTCCGGCTGATCTTCCATCCGGAGCAGATGCGCGAAGTGCGCATGAAGCCGGTGGAGTAGGCCGCGATGCTGACCAACGAGACCGTGGCCGCCATCGGCTTCGTCAGCCTGTTCGTCCTGATGCTGCTGCGCGTGCCGGTCGGCATGGCGATGGGCCTCGTCGGCGTCACCGGCTTCGGCTATCTCACCGGCTTCGAGCCGGCGCTGAAGCTGGTCGGCCAGACCACGATGCGCACCGTCACCGACTATTCGTTCGGCGTGATCCCGATGTTTCTGCTGATGGGCGCGTTCGTGGCGGCCTCGGGCATCAGCCGCGAGCTGTTCCGCGCCGGCAACACCATCGTCGGCCATTGGAAGGGCGGGCTCGGCATCGCCACTATCGCGGCCTGCGGCGGCTTCGCGGCGATCTCCGGCTCGTCGGTCGCGACCGCGGCGACGTTTTCGGCGGTGGCCTATCCTGAGATGCGCCGGTTCGGCTATCCGCAATCGTTCTCCACCGGCGTGATCGCGGTTGGCGGCACGCTCGGCGCGATGCTGCCACCGTCAACCGTGCTGGCAGTGTACGGCATCATCACCCAGCAGGATATCGGCAAGCTGTTCATTGCCGGCATCCTGCCGGGCCTGCTGGCGATCGTGATGCACATGATCACGATCTGGATCATCGGCGTGGCGCGACCGGGCTTCCTGCCGGCCGGGCCGAAGAGTTCGTGGGGCGACCGCCTTGCCGCCTTCCGTGACGTGTGGTCGCCGCTGCTGCTGTTCCTGTTCGTGATCGGCGGGCTGTATGGCGGCTTCTTCATTCCGACCGAAGCCGGCGCCGTCGGCGCCGTCGGCGCGTTCCTGATCGGCATCCTGCGCGGCAAGCTCGACCGCGACGGCATCCTGCAGTCGCTGCTGCAGGCGACCCGCACTGCGGCCGCGGTGTTCACCGTGCTGATCGGCGCGCTGTGCTTCGGCTACTTCCTGACCATCACCCAGACGCCGCAATACGTCACCGAATTCCTCACCGGGCTCGGCATCGGTCCCTACGGCGTGCTGGCGCTGATCCTGCTGATGTATCTGGTGCTCGGCTGCCTGATGGACGCGATGGCGATGGTGATCCTCACTGTTCCGATCGTGTTTCCGGTCGTCACCGCGCTCGGCTTCGATCCGATCTGGTTCGGCATCATCATCGTGATGACGGTCGAACTCGGCCTGATCCATCCGCCGGTCGGCATGAATGTGTTCGTGATCAAGAGCGTGATCAAGGACGTCAGCATGTCCACGGTGTTCGCCGGTGTGCTGCCGTTCGTCGTCACCGATCTGATCCGGCTGGTGATCCTCATCGCATTTCCGATCATCGCGCTGTGGCTGCCGATGCGGATGATCGGGTAGGCGCGGGGGGACGTTCACAATCAACCTCCCGTCATTGCGAGGAGCGAAGCGACGAAGCAATCCAGTTGTCGACCCGCGATTCTGGATTGCTTCGCGGAGCCTGTGCCCGGACGGCGCGAAGCGCCGATCCGAGTGCTCGCAATGACGAATCTGGAAAGGCCGTGCAATGACCCCGACTCTCGAAACCAAATACGTCTTCACCATCACCGCGCGGATCGGTGATGTGACCTCGGCCGGCGAGATCGGCACCGGCGTGCGCCGGATTATTCCGATCCTCGGGGGCGAGGTGAAGGGCGAGGGGATCAGCGGCAAGGTGCTGCCGTTCGGTGCTGACTTCCAGATCATCCTGCCGAACGAACTGATCGAGCTGGAAGCCAAATACGCCTTCGAGACCGATGACGGCGCGGTGGTCTATGTCGAGAATATCGGCATTCGGTTTGGGCCGGTCGAACTCTTGCAGAAGCTTAAACGCGGAGAGCCGGTCGATCCGAAGCTGATCTATTTCCGAACCCGGCCGCGATTCGAGACCGGCCACCCGAACTATCAGTGGCTGATGCAGCATTTGTTCGTCGGCTCCGCCGCCCGCCACGCCGATCGCGTCGTGATCGACGTGCATCAGGTGTTGTGAAGCCATCGCCCAGGATAGCGATCCGACCTCTCCCCGCGTGCGGGGAGAAGTCGGATCGGCGCGAAGCGCTGATCCGGGTGAGGGGGCGCTTCCACGCGGCCGAGCCGTGGAGACTCGCGGAGAGCTGCCCCTCACCCCAACCCTCTCCCCGCAAGGGCGGGGCGAGGGAGCGGGCCGCGCAGGCGATGGACCAGCCCCGAAAGCCGGCTGAGCCGCATTTCGAGCGCCACCCCGATTGACGCCGGCCTCAACTGATTGTTATGGTCTATAACTATTCTGCACAGGACGTAATAAGTGCTCACAGGAAACGCTCAGGCCGCGACCATCGCGGACCCGTCGACGCTTGTCGTCGATACCGTCGGCCCGGTGCTGACGATCGGTCTCAATCGCCCCAAGAAACGCAACGCCCTCAATGACGGGCTGATGGCGGCGCTGAAGGATTGCCTCACCGACATTCCGGACCAGATCCGCGCGGTGGTGATCCACGGCATCGGCGATCACTTCTCGGCTGGCCTCGACCTCTCCGAGCTGCGCGAACGCGACGCCACCGAGGGGCTGGTGCATTCCCAGACCTGGCACCGGGTGTTTGACAAGATCCAGTACTGCCGCGTGCCGGTGATCGCGGCGCTGAAGGGCGCGGTGATCGGCGGCGGGCTCGAGCTTGCTTGCGCGGCGCATATCCGCGTCGCCGAAGCGTCGGCCTACTACGCGCTGCCGGAAGGCAGCCGCGGTATCTTCGTCGGCGGCGGCGGCTCGGTTCGGCTGCCGCGGCTGATCGGCGTGGCGCGGATGGCCGACATGATGCTGACAGGGCGCGTGTATTCGGCCGCCGAGGGCGTGGTGCACGGCTTCTCGCAATATCTGATCGAGAACGGCTCGGCCTATTACAAGGCGCTGGAGCTCGGCAATCGCGTCGCGCAGAATGCGCCGCTGACCAATTTCGCGGTGCTACAGGCGTTGCCGATGATCGCCGAGGCCAATCCGCAGACCGGCCTGTTGATGGAATCGCTGATGGCGACCGTGGCGCAGAGCGACCAGGAAGCCAAAACGCGGATACGCGCTTTTCTCGATCACAAGACAGCCAAGGTTCGGCCGAGCTGAACGGAGCCGTGATGGACGCCATGACCGATCCCATTGCAT from the Rhodopseudomonas palustris genome contains:
- a CDS encoding TRAP transporter large permease; this encodes MLTNETVAAIGFVSLFVLMLLRVPVGMAMGLVGVTGFGYLTGFEPALKLVGQTTMRTVTDYSFGVIPMFLLMGAFVAASGISRELFRAGNTIVGHWKGGLGIATIAACGGFAAISGSSVATAATFSAVAYPEMRRFGYPQSFSTGVIAVGGTLGAMLPPSTVLAVYGIITQQDIGKLFIAGILPGLLAIVMHMITIWIIGVARPGFLPAGPKSSWGDRLAAFRDVWSPLLLFLFVIGGLYGGFFIPTEAGAVGAVGAFLIGILRGKLDRDGILQSLLQATRTAAAVFTVLIGALCFGYFLTITQTPQYVTEFLTGLGIGPYGVLALILLMYLVLGCLMDAMAMVILTVPIVFPVVTALGFDPIWFGIIIVMTVELGLIHPPVGMNVFVIKSVIKDVSMSTVFAGVLPFVVTDLIRLVILIAFPIIALWLPMRMIG
- a CDS encoding DUF3237 domain-containing protein, encoding MTPTLETKYVFTITARIGDVTSAGEIGTGVRRIIPILGGEVKGEGISGKVLPFGADFQIILPNELIELEAKYAFETDDGAVVYVENIGIRFGPVELLQKLKRGEPVDPKLIYFRTRPRFETGHPNYQWLMQHLFVGSAARHADRVVIDVHQVL
- a CDS encoding crotonase/enoyl-CoA hydratase family protein, with amino-acid sequence MLTGNAQAATIADPSTLVVDTVGPVLTIGLNRPKKRNALNDGLMAALKDCLTDIPDQIRAVVIHGIGDHFSAGLDLSELRERDATEGLVHSQTWHRVFDKIQYCRVPVIAALKGAVIGGGLELACAAHIRVAEASAYYALPEGSRGIFVGGGGSVRLPRLIGVARMADMMLTGRVYSAAEGVVHGFSQYLIENGSAYYKALELGNRVAQNAPLTNFAVLQALPMIAEANPQTGLLMESLMATVAQSDQEAKTRIRAFLDHKTAKVRPS